The Candidatus Hydrogenedentota bacterium genome has a segment encoding these proteins:
- a CDS encoding glycosyltransferase: MEAPRLTISPYLREHMGYQKFARRPVRVLILESHYWVDQACASAAARLGWRVAKARVAMQGVMSRELIQGFFQALVDLRPDFVLSVNLSGMDTEGLLARFLADLELPHATWFVDDPRTILMGRTTYGSDYAVALTWEPAYADYLRRCGFGAAHVLPLALDDALFSHPPADAPDGAPAFVGNSMRDYSAREYAALAQDPVLAARVGRALDQGRVTRAGFARGVEAILGEEAAGLDAEALRRAELVFFIEGTRRLRHALVETLAPEGLVARGDEGWRKVTAQCGPGIAYGPELAAFYRECPVNLNTTSIQMASAVNQRVFDCPGAGGFLLTDDQASLAELFDVAREVATYRTIGEAREQLQWFMAHPASRREILESARRRILGEHTYRHRLEAMEGMLRERYGG, encoded by the coding sequence ATGGAAGCGCCGCGCCTGACTATCTCCCCCTATCTCCGCGAACACATGGGCTATCAGAAGTTTGCGCGCCGTCCCGTTCGGGTGCTGATTCTGGAGAGCCACTACTGGGTGGATCAGGCGTGCGCTTCGGCGGCGGCGCGGCTGGGGTGGCGGGTGGCGAAGGCGCGGGTTGCGATGCAGGGCGTGATGTCGCGCGAGCTGATCCAGGGCTTCTTTCAGGCGCTGGTGGATCTGCGGCCGGATTTTGTGCTCTCGGTGAATTTGAGCGGGATGGACACCGAGGGGTTGCTGGCGCGCTTTCTGGCGGATCTGGAACTCCCCCACGCGACGTGGTTCGTGGACGATCCGCGCACGATCCTCATGGGGCGCACAACTTATGGATCGGACTATGCCGTGGCGCTGACGTGGGAGCCGGCGTACGCGGACTACCTGAGGCGCTGCGGCTTTGGCGCGGCGCACGTGCTGCCGCTGGCGCTGGATGACGCGCTGTTTTCGCACCCGCCGGCGGACGCGCCGGACGGAGCGCCGGCCTTTGTGGGGAATTCGATGCGCGATTACAGCGCGCGGGAATATGCCGCGCTGGCGCAGGACCCCGTGCTGGCGGCCCGGGTTGGCCGGGCGCTCGACCAGGGGCGGGTCACGCGCGCGGGTTTTGCCCGGGGCGTGGAGGCCATTCTCGGCGAGGAGGCCGCCGGTCTCGATGCCGAGGCGCTGCGGCGCGCGGAACTGGTCTTTTTCATCGAGGGCACGCGCCGCCTGCGCCACGCGCTTGTCGAGACGCTGGCCCCGGAGGGTCTGGTGGCGCGCGGGGACGAGGGTTGGCGGAAGGTAACCGCGCAGTGCGGGCCGGGCATTGCGTATGGGCCGGAACTCGCCGCGTTCTACCGGGAATGTCCGGTGAACCTGAATACGACGAGCATCCAGATGGCGTCGGCGGTGAACCAGCGTGTTTTCGACTGCCCCGGTGCGGGCGGTTTCCTGCTGACGGACGATCAGGCCTCGCTCGCGGAACTTTTTGATGTGGCGCGCGAGGTGGCGACGTACCGCACGATCGGCGAGGCGCGGGAGCAGTTGCAGTGGTTCATGGCGCACCCTGCGTCGCGGCGGGAAATCCTGGAATCGGCCCGGCGTCGGATTCTCGGCGAGCATACGTACCGGCATCGGCTGGAGGCGATGGAGGGGATGTTGCGGGAACGGTATGGTGGGTGA
- the typA gene encoding translational GTPase TypA, with product MHSIDKIRNVAIIAHIDHGKTTLIDSIFAATHLFRSNEAVAERVMDNNELERERGITIRAKHCTVTWKDYLINIVDTPGHADFSGEVERTLSMVDSVLLLVDANEGPMPQTRYVLTRALRMGYRPVVIVNKVDRPQAQPDKALDKTFDLFVELGATDEQCDFPVLYGSGLNGWLVRDLEDDAHEGMEALFETIINEVPAPKGDPEGPFLMQVSSIGWKDHIGRTGMGRVLQGSLKKGQKLRRVSTRWLGEKLAHHDEFHHQREWDIIEDQVEKCTYLWVTRGLESELVNTVSAGDIVTIAGPDDINIGDTLSDVDLDQVLHPLEIEEPTVSMNFMMNNGPFAGKDGAAVTLRQIAARLEKEMRTNVALRVEETERGDALKVSGRGELHLAILLEEMRREGMELCVSPPEVIIHRDENGKRLEPMESLTVDVPGEFQGTVIEKLAQRKGELMHMHVEPTGMVRLEFNIPTRGLIGYRGEFLTDTRGLGIMASRFEGYGPWCGDVVTRKRGSMVSMETGQSTTYSLENLQQRGALFIGPMEPVYEGMIIGEYSRPGDMPCKPTKRKALTNHRAAGKDHTAGLDVPRVLTLDTALEWIAPDELAEITPKFVRVRKAVLNEEERKRDEKRRLASA from the coding sequence ATGCATTCCATCGACAAGATCCGCAATGTGGCCATCATTGCCCACATCGACCACGGCAAGACCACGCTGATCGACAGTATTTTCGCCGCCACGCACCTGTTCCGCAGCAACGAAGCGGTCGCCGAGCGCGTCATGGATAACAACGAGCTGGAGCGGGAGCGGGGCATCACCATTCGTGCAAAGCACTGCACCGTGACCTGGAAAGACTACCTGATCAACATCGTCGACACGCCCGGCCACGCCGATTTCTCCGGCGAGGTGGAACGCACGCTTTCCATGGTCGATTCCGTGCTCCTCCTCGTGGACGCGAACGAAGGCCCCATGCCGCAGACGCGCTACGTCCTCACCCGCGCACTACGCATGGGGTACCGCCCGGTCGTCATCGTCAACAAGGTCGATCGGCCCCAGGCACAGCCCGACAAGGCCCTCGACAAGACCTTCGATCTCTTCGTGGAACTTGGCGCCACCGATGAACAGTGCGACTTCCCGGTCCTCTACGGCTCCGGCCTGAACGGCTGGCTCGTTCGCGATCTCGAGGACGACGCCCACGAGGGCATGGAAGCGCTTTTCGAGACGATTATCAACGAAGTGCCCGCGCCCAAGGGCGATCCCGAGGGCCCCTTCCTGATGCAGGTGAGTTCCATCGGCTGGAAAGACCACATCGGCCGCACCGGCATGGGGCGCGTGCTCCAGGGCAGCCTGAAGAAGGGCCAGAAGTTACGCCGCGTATCCACCCGCTGGCTGGGCGAAAAACTCGCCCACCACGATGAATTCCACCACCAGCGCGAGTGGGACATCATCGAGGACCAGGTCGAAAAGTGCACCTACCTCTGGGTGACGCGCGGCCTCGAAAGCGAACTGGTCAACACCGTCAGCGCGGGCGATATCGTCACCATCGCCGGCCCGGATGATATCAACATCGGCGACACTCTCTCCGATGTCGACCTGGACCAGGTCCTGCACCCCCTCGAAATCGAAGAACCCACCGTTTCCATGAATTTCATGATGAACAACGGCCCCTTCGCCGGTAAAGACGGCGCCGCGGTCACGCTGCGCCAGATTGCCGCCCGCCTCGAAAAGGAAATGCGCACCAACGTCGCCCTGCGCGTGGAGGAGACCGAGCGCGGCGACGCGCTCAAGGTTTCCGGACGCGGCGAACTCCACCTGGCCATCCTCCTCGAAGAGATGCGCCGCGAGGGAATGGAGCTCTGCGTCTCCCCGCCCGAGGTCATCATTCACCGCGACGAAAACGGCAAGCGCCTCGAACCGATGGAATCCCTGACCGTGGACGTGCCCGGCGAGTTTCAGGGGACCGTTATCGAGAAGTTGGCCCAGCGCAAGGGCGAGCTGATGCACATGCACGTAGAGCCGACCGGCATGGTCCGCCTCGAGTTTAACATCCCCACCCGCGGCCTCATCGGTTACCGCGGCGAGTTCCTGACCGACACCCGCGGCCTCGGCATCATGGCCTCTCGCTTCGAGGGCTACGGCCCCTGGTGCGGCGATGTCGTCACCCGCAAGCGCGGCTCCATGGTCAGTATGGAGACCGGCCAGAGCACGACCTACAGCCTGGAGAACCTCCAGCAGCGCGGCGCCCTCTTCATCGGGCCCATGGAACCGGTTTACGAAGGCATGATCATCGGCGAATACTCGCGCCCCGGCGATATGCCCTGCAAGCCCACCAAGCGCAAGGCCCTCACCAACCACCGCGCCGCCGGCAAGGACCACACGGCCGGTCTCGACGTGCCGAGGGTTCTTACGCTGGACACCGCCCTCGAATGGATCGCGCCCGACGAACTCGCGGAGATTACGCCGAAGTTCGTTCGCGTGCGCAAGGCGGTGCTTAACGAGGAAGAGCGGAAGCGCGATGAGAAACGCCGCCTCGCCTCGGCCTAG
- a CDS encoding ROK family glucokinase, with amino-acid sequence MTNSVIVGVDLGGTNVKTAMVSWDKQVLAKDSRPTNANEGPEAVFDAIESSVRDLLGQSDLRPEEVMAVGIGAPGPMDWRTGVVYSPPNLPGWENVPLAEIMRERLGVPCYVENDANVACYGEFWLGAGQGTQNMALLTLGTGVGGGVVVFGMLLRGEDGTAAELGHLKIQRDGRPCGCGSRGCLEQYGSVTGMVLTAREGLESGRESALREMCGGDFDAITGKMISDAAARGDAFARWVVEETATWIGLGISSIINYQNPEKVVLCGGMIAAGDLLLEPVRRVARENAFPVPAKRCQIVLAGLGSDSGVLGAAGCALSRFESNF; translated from the coding sequence ATGACCAACAGTGTAATTGTCGGCGTCGATCTCGGCGGAACCAACGTAAAGACCGCGATGGTCTCCTGGGACAAGCAGGTCCTCGCGAAGGACTCCCGCCCGACCAACGCCAACGAGGGCCCGGAAGCGGTTTTTGACGCGATTGAATCGAGCGTGCGCGACCTGCTCGGCCAGTCCGACCTGCGCCCGGAAGAGGTCATGGCCGTTGGTATCGGCGCGCCCGGCCCCATGGACTGGCGCACGGGAGTGGTCTACAGCCCCCCCAACCTTCCCGGCTGGGAGAACGTGCCCCTGGCGGAGATCATGCGCGAACGCCTCGGCGTGCCCTGCTATGTCGAGAACGACGCCAACGTCGCCTGTTACGGCGAGTTCTGGCTGGGCGCGGGCCAGGGCACCCAGAACATGGCCCTGCTCACGCTCGGTACCGGCGTGGGCGGCGGCGTGGTCGTATTCGGTATGCTCCTGCGGGGCGAGGACGGGACCGCCGCGGAGCTCGGCCATCTGAAGATCCAGCGCGACGGGCGCCCCTGTGGCTGCGGAAGCCGGGGCTGCCTCGAGCAGTACGGCTCCGTTACCGGCATGGTCCTCACCGCCCGGGAAGGCCTCGAAAGCGGTCGCGAATCCGCGCTGCGCGAAATGTGCGGCGGCGACTTCGACGCCATTACGGGCAAGATGATCAGCGACGCCGCCGCCCGCGGCGACGCGTTCGCCCGCTGGGTCGTCGAAGAGACGGCCACCTGGATCGGCCTCGGCATCTCCAGCATCATCAACTATCAGAATCCCGAGAAAGTCGTGCTCTGCGGCGGCATGATCGCGGCGGGCGATTTGCTGCTCGAACCGGTTCGCCGGGTCGCCCGCGAAAACGCCTTCCCCGTTCCCGCAAAGCGCTGCCAGATCGTTCTGGCCGGTCTGGGTTCCGATTCCGGCGTGCTGGGCGCCGCGGGCTGCGCGCTTTCCCGATTCGAAAGCAATTTCTGA
- a CDS encoding PilZ domain-containing protein, with protein sequence MPPGYNQRNYTRILADMPVTFVAHGSVETDGVLADISAGGLRIESTHPLPVGTLVTCSFYGSNHTLIDVRGEVCAVDGVGFGVRLTGYDVVSYSHLKSLLISLADDPHAVENEILLNLDVLPEPD encoded by the coding sequence ATGCCCCCAGGCTACAACCAGCGCAACTACACCCGAATTCTGGCCGATATGCCCGTCACCTTTGTGGCGCACGGTTCGGTCGAAACCGATGGCGTGCTCGCGGACATTTCCGCCGGCGGGCTTCGCATTGAATCCACCCACCCGCTTCCCGTTGGAACGCTGGTCACATGCAGCTTCTATGGAAGCAACCACACCCTTATCGACGTTCGCGGCGAGGTGTGCGCCGTGGATGGCGTCGGATTCGGCGTCCGGTTGACCGGCTACGACGTGGTATCCTACAGCCATCTCAAGTCCCTGCTCATCAGTCTTGCGGACGACCCGCACGCCGTCGAAAACGAGATCCTGCTGAATCTCGACGTCCTGCCGGAGCCCGACTGA
- a CDS encoding DUF1569 domain-containing protein, with the protein MKTFDEDFGQVVLRRLGDVPENAAPAWGKMTRGQAIGHLKKVLRYTLGGGPDVPFKGNAKTRYIFKHVILLGLREIPHNVRAAAPKGVSQEQMFAETPLEDLEAAIQEYLARAKTGDLPPRMHPYFGILTGPQWQRFHRLHTIHHLKQFGVGDGL; encoded by the coding sequence ATGAAAACTTTTGACGAAGACTTTGGTCAGGTCGTCCTGCGGCGGCTGGGCGACGTCCCGGAAAACGCTGCCCCGGCCTGGGGCAAGATGACGCGCGGTCAGGCCATTGGCCATCTCAAAAAAGTCCTCCGCTACACCCTCGGCGGCGGGCCGGATGTCCCCTTCAAGGGCAACGCAAAGACCCGTTACATCTTCAAGCACGTCATCCTGCTCGGCCTCCGCGAAATCCCGCACAACGTCCGCGCCGCCGCCCCCAAAGGCGTCTCGCAGGAGCAGATGTTCGCCGAAACCCCGCTCGAAGACCTCGAAGCCGCCATTCAGGAGTACCTCGCGCGCGCAAAAACCGGCGACCTGCCCCCGCGCATGCACCCCTATTTCGGCATCCTCACCGGGCCCCAGTGGCAGCGATTCCACCGCCTCCACACCATCCATCACCTGAAACAATTCGGCGTCGGCGACGGGCTGTAG
- a CDS encoding 1-phosphofructokinase family hexose kinase: MILSVTPNPCVDKTVFLDEMAVGKKNVARRVTCIPGGKGNNVARVVKALGGQSAALVLVGGAPGQHVVDMIERDDGVTCHPVWVAEQTRTITTVLEETPHRQTPLFEPGPRVTPAERDAFVAAVLDRLPDIDVLTLNGTVPDPILADAYAEIIPEANAAGIYTILDTHGPELALGVAARPFMVKPNESEAAELVGFPLDSDEARWRAVAYFHDHGIRLVALSLGAEGLLLSDGRERLRVTPPLIDEVNAVGSGDALVGAMALGLLEMWPLDRLATWGASAGAVNAMQWDIGRVTRPEVEALAGRVTVKRC, translated from the coding sequence ATGATTTTATCGGTTACGCCCAACCCTTGCGTGGATAAGACGGTTTTTCTGGACGAAATGGCTGTGGGCAAGAAGAATGTCGCCCGCCGCGTCACCTGTATCCCCGGCGGCAAGGGCAACAACGTCGCCCGGGTCGTCAAGGCCCTCGGCGGGCAGAGCGCGGCCCTGGTTCTCGTCGGCGGAGCCCCCGGCCAGCACGTGGTCGACATGATAGAGCGCGACGATGGCGTGACCTGCCATCCGGTATGGGTGGCCGAGCAAACGCGCACGATCACGACCGTCCTCGAAGAGACCCCCCACCGCCAGACGCCCCTGTTTGAGCCCGGTCCCCGGGTGACGCCCGCGGAGCGCGACGCCTTCGTGGCGGCAGTTCTGGATCGCCTGCCGGACATCGACGTGCTCACACTCAACGGCACGGTGCCCGACCCGATCCTGGCGGACGCCTACGCCGAAATCATCCCGGAGGCCAACGCGGCCGGCATCTACACCATCCTCGACACCCACGGCCCGGAACTGGCCCTCGGCGTGGCCGCGCGCCCGTTCATGGTCAAGCCCAATGAAAGCGAGGCCGCCGAACTTGTGGGATTTCCGCTGGACAGCGACGAGGCCCGCTGGCGCGCCGTGGCGTACTTTCACGATCACGGGATCCGGCTGGTCGCGCTCTCACTGGGCGCCGAAGGCCTGCTGCTTTCGGATGGACGCGAACGGTTGCGCGTCACGCCGCCCCTGATTGACGAAGTGAACGCCGTGGGCTCCGGCGATGCGCTTGTTGGCGCCATGGCCCTGGGGCTGCTCGAAATGTGGCCGCTTGACCGCCTCGCAACCTGGGGCGCGAGCGCCGGCGCCGTGAACGCCATGCAGTGGGACATCGGCCGCGTCACACGCCCCGAAGTCGAGGCCCTGGCCGGGCGCGTGACCGTAAAGCGCTGCTGA